In a genomic window of uncultured Sphaerochaeta sp.:
- a CDS encoding YidC/Oxa1 family membrane protein insertase: MIFYNLCIYPLELLVDFFFVFFHESFENIGVSILGISIVINMLSLPLYNEAELLQRKERDLRMQMAPGINRIKQAFKGDEQYMILSTYYRQNHYHPVYALRSSVSLMIQVPFFIAAYHYLSNLPQLQGVRFLGIPDLGQPDAMLAIGGLKVNLLPILMTLINVIAGAVYTKGLPLRDKLQLYGMALLFMVLLYTSPSGLVLYWTCNNLFSLAKNLFYRLKHPLKVLYVICASSVSILAITILILHPWAPLIKRLLVLVAALGVCLIPTILGIFSKVYHHYLAGAFRNNTERNQIFLLSIVLLWVLQGLVVPALLIQSSPTEFSYLGVVNHPLAFLIDTATKYAGLYLVWVLLLYVISHEAIRDVLALVFPPLTIIALMNMLVFSGHYGYISPILLFDNPGLLNPSMVLNLSSIACAVCILIIYFFIAITHRAGVVRHILSILILGTILTSGVFAAKIHNEYIRHTETLKELEQQEMLRKGTADYSLSKQGKNVVFVFLDRAIGSYAELFFQEFPEMRETFRGFIYYPNTVSYGTNTANGSPALFAGYEYTPENLNARENEKMVDKHNEALLVLPRMFSQSGYAVTVTDPPYSNYRLVGDYRPFQPYPEISVKQLIGKQTVRYKQEHADVLKWEPSATSDLLKARLPVFSLLRTALPIMREAIYDNGGYLHMRETAQDTDDFLNSYSQLYYLHDLTDYDAPTNTFTVLSNETPHEPVLLEAPLYEPRDELSHIHNPLQSILHTVSQTDLGTYHANVATLLQLAKWFEHLKEEGVYDNTRIILVSDHGHPVQTHIFQDFSENALRYALFNPLLMVKDFNASGVLQEKGCFMTNADAAIIALEGLGIPMINPFSGEDMKSWIKKDVVSVVQGGGANYTGNQIRINFEESYTIKDDIRVESNWGPLNP, translated from the coding sequence ATGATTTTCTATAATCTTTGTATTTACCCTCTCGAATTGCTTGTAGACTTCTTTTTTGTATTCTTTCACGAGAGTTTTGAGAATATTGGGGTTTCCATTCTTGGAATCAGCATTGTCATCAACATGCTTTCACTGCCTTTATACAATGAAGCAGAGCTCCTTCAACGAAAAGAGCGTGACCTGCGTATGCAAATGGCACCTGGAATCAATCGCATAAAGCAAGCATTCAAGGGTGATGAACAGTATATGATTCTGTCTACTTATTACCGGCAGAACCATTACCATCCAGTGTATGCCCTTCGAAGCTCTGTGAGTTTGATGATTCAGGTTCCATTTTTCATCGCTGCCTATCATTACCTGTCTAATCTTCCCCAACTACAGGGAGTTCGGTTTCTTGGCATTCCTGATTTGGGTCAGCCCGATGCAATGCTTGCAATTGGTGGACTGAAGGTAAACTTGCTTCCAATTCTCATGACACTGATCAATGTAATTGCAGGTGCTGTATATACTAAAGGGTTGCCATTGCGTGATAAGCTGCAATTATATGGAATGGCACTTCTTTTCATGGTACTTCTGTATACATCGCCGTCAGGTTTGGTTCTCTACTGGACCTGCAACAACCTTTTTTCACTGGCAAAGAATCTCTTTTATCGCCTTAAGCATCCACTGAAAGTTCTCTATGTGATTTGTGCTTCAAGTGTGAGTATTTTGGCTATTACCATTCTCATTTTGCATCCATGGGCTCCTCTCATCAAGCGATTGTTGGTATTGGTAGCAGCTTTGGGCGTATGTCTGATTCCGACAATACTAGGGATTTTCAGCAAGGTGTATCATCATTATCTTGCGGGGGCCTTTCGTAACAATACTGAACGGAACCAAATTTTCTTGCTTTCAATAGTACTGCTTTGGGTCTTGCAAGGGCTGGTAGTGCCTGCATTGCTTATACAATCCTCTCCCACGGAGTTTTCCTATCTCGGAGTTGTCAATCATCCCTTGGCTTTTCTGATTGATACTGCAACCAAATATGCAGGCTTGTACTTGGTTTGGGTATTGCTGTTGTATGTCATTTCTCATGAGGCCATCAGGGATGTCTTGGCTTTGGTGTTTCCTCCCTTAACCATTATTGCACTGATGAATATGCTGGTTTTTTCTGGGCACTATGGGTATATCAGTCCAATTCTCTTATTCGACAATCCTGGACTGCTTAATCCTTCGATGGTTCTTAACCTCAGTTCCATCGCCTGTGCTGTCTGTATTTTAATTATATATTTCTTCATAGCCATCACGCACCGTGCAGGAGTTGTGCGGCACATTCTTTCGATACTCATACTTGGAACAATTCTGACTTCAGGAGTGTTTGCTGCCAAAATTCACAATGAATACATAAGGCATACAGAGACACTGAAAGAACTGGAACAGCAGGAAATGCTTCGCAAAGGAACGGCAGATTATTCATTGTCGAAGCAAGGCAAAAATGTAGTATTTGTATTTCTAGATCGAGCTATCGGCTCTTATGCGGAACTTTTTTTCCAAGAGTTCCCAGAAATGAGAGAAACCTTTAGAGGCTTCATATATTATCCAAATACTGTTTCCTATGGTACCAATACTGCCAACGGTAGTCCTGCTTTGTTTGCAGGGTATGAGTATACTCCGGAAAATCTCAATGCCCGAGAAAACGAAAAGATGGTTGATAAGCATAATGAAGCACTCTTGGTGCTTCCCCGAATGTTTTCTCAATCCGGATATGCAGTAACGGTAACAGACCCTCCTTACTCAAACTATCGTCTGGTGGGCGACTATCGTCCTTTCCAACCGTATCCGGAGATTTCCGTCAAGCAATTGATTGGCAAACAAACAGTTCGGTACAAGCAGGAACATGCCGATGTGTTGAAATGGGAGCCTTCGGCAACGAGCGATTTGCTGAAGGCAAGATTGCCTGTTTTCAGTCTGCTTCGGACTGCACTGCCAATCATGCGGGAAGCAATCTATGATAACGGTGGGTATCTGCACATGCGAGAGACTGCGCAGGATACGGATGATTTCTTGAACTCATACTCACAACTATACTATCTACATGATCTTACCGATTATGATGCGCCAACCAATACGTTTACGGTACTCAGTAATGAAACACCCCATGAACCGGTGCTCTTGGAGGCCCCTCTCTACGAACCCCGGGATGAACTTTCCCATATACACAATCCATTACAGAGCATATTGCATACTGTTTCTCAGACTGATCTTGGTACCTATCATGCAAATGTTGCTACCTTGCTGCAATTAGCGAAATGGTTTGAACATCTCAAAGAAGAAGGTGTGTATGACAATACTCGCATCATCCTTGTCTCTGATCATGGACATCCTGTCCAAACCCACATCTTCCAGGATTTTTCAGAGAATGCCTTGCGTTACGCTCTCTTTAATCCATTGCTGATGGTGAAGGATTTTAATGCTTCTGGTGTTTTGCAAGAGAAGGGTTGTTTCATGACCAATGCAGATGCAGCCATAATTGCATTGGAAGGTTTAGGCATTCCTATGATTAATCCCTTCAGTGGTGAAGATATGAAGTCATGGATTAAGAAAGATGTGGTCTCCGTGGTTCAAGGTGGTGGAGCCAACTATACGGGGAATCAAATTCGGATCAACTTCGAAGAGAGTTATACAATCAAAGATGATATCCGAGTGGAATCAAATTGGGGACCCCTGAATCCCTAA